Within Saccharomycodes ludwigii strain NBRC 1722 chromosome IV, whole genome shotgun sequence, the genomic segment CCTACAATTTTGCAGGTtccttttaaaaaaacaggAATTGTTATTGACGCGAAAAGGAAATATGTTAGGAAAAGGCTAACATTCTAACTTGATACTTTGTTGCTTGTCTTTTTATACACTTTTAACTGTAAACGTATAACTTATACCTTGCCAATTAAATTCACAATAAATCATCATTTTAAATATCATGTATTCTcacacatttttttttttagtgtaacattattctttttcaacGTTCAGTTATTGTCTGTTAAGGAGGTATCCGTACTTTCAAATGTTACTACAAAATACGTGAATATTCTTCtcctaataataaaaattatatcttGGTTCCTTGGCCCAGTTGGTTAAGGCACCGTGCTAATAACGCGGGGATCAGCAGTTCGATCCTGCTAGgaaccattttttttgtatatttgaaatatattttcaacacatataatataatcaaaTGGGCAACAAAAGTTATTAACCTTAGAAATTTCCACTTTACcttttggtaataatatgtttaaccataaaataaacagcCCAAGACTGCCGTTAGAAATcatcacttttttttttttttttttttaataattaaagaaaaaggaaaagggttttatttatatatatatatatatatatatatatatattagtaGTGCAACAATTGAATagattttcctttttttttttttgttattattattaaaataaataaatacaaaataaataaatataaaataaatataaaatgaattgataaatataaataaatagcaTGTAACACAAACTAACAAGTTAGCATGaatattagtttttttcccacttttccattttcttCGTCATTCTTAACCaaaatttcaattatttctttggtggattgaaaacaaattttctaGTCTTGATATTAGCCCACTTAATTCTCTTTTGAGCCACACTCAAACCGTACAAAACGGACAAAATAATCAAAGTCTTTAATCCCAATCTCTTTCTTTCATCGTGTTCTGGTTCAGAAGCCCAGTTCAAAAATGTAACAACATCCTTGGCCATTTGGGAAGTGGTAGCTGGGGTACCATCTTCATATTCAACTAAGTCATCAAACAAAATTCTGCCCATTGCAATGGAACCACCTGGGAAGTATGGATTGTAGTTGGCACCTTCTGGCAAAACGACACCAGCTGGAGGTTCTTCTGGATAACCAGTCAATAaagcaaaaatataatcgGCACCACCATGTCTAGCTTTAACGATCAAAGACAAATCGGGTGGTAAGGCACCTTGATTACCAGCTCTAGCAGCTTGCTCATTTGGATATGGGCTTGGCATCAAATCACTCAACTTAccctttctctttcttgGGTTACCTTGATCATCCGGTTCATCATCATATTCGAATTCTTCAGCAAATTCTCTAACCTCAGAATTGGTATGAGAAACACCGACCATTGTTCTCCAATGGACTCTGCTCAAGGAGTGACAAGAGGCACAAACTTCACGATAAACCTGGTAACCTCTTCTAATAGAAGCATGATCAAAAGTATCGAACATACCATTATGACTCCAGCCGAAATGTGGAGGATGTAAACCGTGTTCGGCAGCAGTTAAAGCTTCAGCAGACAAACTATCGGCGTATAGCATAGCGGAAGCACTTAAACCAGTAGCGGCAACAATAGAACCAACCACTTTGGTATTCTTGGCGATGGAAGCTGTTTGCTTCAAAACAGATCTAAAAGACATTATACgtgtatatattatttatttttcttgttctttttttatatgcGTTGAATGTATGTTTTTCTTTGCAAATATGTGGATGATAATTACAAATGcctattaaaaattttccaaagtCTTTATggggggggaaaaaaaaaaaatttaaaaaataatctaaaacaaaactaTCCTAGCTTTTGAAGGGTGTGTGGGGGAGGGGTAGGATTATTTGAaagtaagaaaaaaaaagagaagaatGATAAGTGAGAATGAagagtaataaaaattgaaagaaagaaaaggagAATTTTACagtctaaaaaaaaatcagtTAATGCAAGTACagtaattaaaaacaattcaCTTAACAACCAAAACACCGAGTGATCCACTgtgaattaaataaataaataaataaatagaaagtcaggaaaaagaaaaaaaaaggaaaacaaaatcTTGTTTATACAATTCAGAATGAAAATTAATGCATGCTTTATATTTAATGTTATgtatgatattttattttattttattttttgggtTTTAATTTTCGGTAATATCGCTAAATCATGTTGTACgagaaaataaacaacgATAAAAATTGCTAGGGAAGTATCCGTAGCTAAGGCCTAAAAATACTTGAATTTAATTGGTTGagtttaaaaatgtttcttttatttttcttatttctatttctatttttttttctatttttttttttctatttttttttctgttgaTGATGTATCTTGGTGTTACCCCGCCTTATCGTGTACGTAAACAAAATAGCACAAGCTTTACTAAtgataattaattaatatcCGCTGCAGTTCATTTCGCCTCTATACAATCCCAAACACAAAGTCCGAGAGCCGATAGTCGTATAAAATGGTActaaaaaatgtttttccACTTTTTACCCCCTTCTTTTCGTttgaatttgaattttttttttttttaatttgtttccCTCCCCCCCAATAACTGCAGTAACTTTCAGCAGTGATGCACAATCCTATCACAAGACCTATATCACAAGGGTAAAGCCACTTTTTACTGAATGTGATAATGCAAACCGTATTTGAATGTGATAGCGATAATATTAATCATACCGATAATCAGGAAACTATAGAGACTACAATAGTTCAATCCTCATCGTCAAATGATATTAGAAATCAGTTTATCTCTACGTTGGATCATTTTGTATGCAAATTAATTAGGTCTTTATGGATAATTCAGCGTTTGAATATTGAAAGCAGAAATGacattaataacaaaaataataccgCTTGTCTAAAAGAACAACAAGCTTAAAACGAAAGTTTGCAATTGCAACAAATTGTTCAAAGGGAATATCAAGCTGTTCAAAACCGATTAACGGAGATTAAACAATATGAAAAGGTATTGAAAAAgtataacaaaattaaagatgATGAATCAGAAAATGATACTGGTCATAAAACCAATCGGAAAAGAAGGAGGGATAGTAAGCCGGTCGATATCACGGTGGAACTAAAATCTACGATGGGTGGGAACAATCATTCAAATaagaagaaatataaaCCAAATAGCGTTAATTCGCTAGTTAcccataaaaaatatattactGTCTCCCATATCGCAGATAAGAATAACTTTAATAagaaacaaataaacaagattattaaaaacacaaTAAATTCCAGTACCTCAAGGGAAGACGATGATAACAGGTTGTATTGTATTTGTAAGAAACCTTCGGAGGGTAGAATGATTGCCTGTGATAATcaaaattgtaaaatagAATGGTTTCATTATAAATGTGTAAAAATAAGTAGGGCACCTCGAACACAGTGGTTCTGTTCTAAAAAATGTAAGGATGAATataaatccaaaaaaaagtgaatgTTACTActaagtatatatatatatatatatatatggaaCATAAACCCCTAGAGTATTATAACCCTGATTGTCAcctatataatataaaagtaGGTCAGGGTTAAATTCGTGGATAAAAAATGAACACAACtcttctaaaaaaataaaatttattgcGCAATAGAGAAGcatacaagaaaaaaaaatttttttttttttttttaaaataaaagtctTAACATAAATTAATGGCACATATACacatatagatatatatatatatatataacataCAAATTATAAAGCTACATTTATTCCAAgtcttttttcaaagtaCCCAAAAAGGCATGCTTTTCAGCTGGTGTTTGGAATCTACCCTTACCAAATTTAGAAGCAGTATCAATCCATTTCAAGGTAACTTCTTCCAAAGCCTTTCTAGAAGTATGAGTGTACAAAGACTTTCTCAAAGTGACAACTCTCTTCTTGGAACCTGGAATACAACCCTTAAGCATGACATAATCGTTGTTAACGTTACCGTAATGAACGAAACCACCTAATGGAGTAATAGCCTTCTTGGTTCTGTCAAAGTTGGTAGAAGCGTTGGCTTCGTCATCACCCTTACCGATTCTGTAAACTTTGTGGTTAACAGAAGTTCTGTGGTGGTAACCTCTTTGACCAGCTCTAGCAACAGACCACATAACGTGGGCTGGATGCCAAGCACCAATACAAGCAACCTTTCTCAAACCTCTATGGGTCTTTCTTGGTAATCTCTTGGTACCCCATCTGTGGGTAACACCTTCGAAACCGTGACCCTTGGTGACAGCAATAACATCAATCATTTCGTTTTGTTCAAAAACGGAGTCAATGGAAACAGTCTTTTCAAAGTGTTCCTTAGCCCAGTTTACCTTGTCTTCAATAGAACCACCGTTAATTTGAATTTCAGCCAAATGAGCTTTCTTTTGAGCCAAAGGAGTCTTTCTAACTTGTGTGTGGACCAAAACTCTAACAACAGAACAGTACTTCTTGATTCTAGCTAATTCTCTGTCAATAGCAGCACCATCTTGTTGGGCGTATTTGGCAGCATACTTGGTGAAAGCCTTCTTCTTAGACTTGTACCAGTTCTTGTAGAATCTTCTCTTGACTTCGTCAGACAAATGTTCAGCCCAAACAGTGGTCAAAGATCTCAAACCTCTTGGGGTTTCAACGTAACCAACAACACcgacaacaacaattggTGGAGTATCAACAATAGAGACAGCTTCAACAACTTCTCTCTTGTGGAACTTGGAACCTGGTCTGTCCAAATCTCTGACAATAGTAGACATACCAGCCTTGTAACCCAAGAAAGAGGTTAAGGCAACAGCCTTGCTTTTGTCATCCTTTGGGAAAGATTTAACTCTACCTCTAACAGAGGCAGCTCTCTTTCTTGGCAAGAAACCTAAATGACCGTGACGTGGAGCTTCGTACTTTCTGTGAGACATATTTGGAATATAGTTTATATGTTTTGATGGGGGgtgtttttcctttttttttttaatgctaaattttaaataacaatataataataatttataatatagtAGTGGGTTTAAATGAAACGAGTATGAAAGAGATGAGCTGTAAAAggtaaagaagaaaaaaaaagaagaaaaaaaagaaaaactttatagaattttatatgttaattaaaaaatatcataaagttacgaaaaaaaattttttttttttttttcaacaaaaatatttttcaaagttgAATGAGCATATGTCATCCGAATTAGgcattttatcaaaaacatAACTGTATTCGTTTAGTACGTCTGTTTCTATtgacttaaaaaaaatactttgtttacttttaatttttattatgtttgTCTCCAACATTTTCTTATAGCGGATCGAGAGACCacatacaaaaataacgtttttcttttctttttttttttccacaaCGCttgatattgaaaataaaaataaaaattataatgagCTATATAAAGAGGTACGGTTGTTGTAAATGATTCTGTCACAactaattattttttttgaacatctattattatggtgtatatatatatatatataatatggGGTTACGTATTAGGGCAtactaaaaagaaacaagCACACACAGTAACACAGATTAGAAAACTTATCTGCCACTGGAAGGTAAAAAGATCATCACTACTATTTGACCTTGTTTACTGTTATGCCTAGTCTAACAAAAgaaatctttaaaattaaaaagaaaagaggtTATTTTCAACGCTATCGAAAGATGTTAAATACCgattgaaaaatatcacATATCGGCTatgaggaaaaaaaaaaaaaaaaatttaaatgagATTTGGGCTACACAAATTGTAATAGCTCTCTATAAGTTAGCCGATTGgggggaaaagaaaagaaaagaaaagaaaaagaaaacaactTTATAACAcattaatataattat encodes:
- a CDS encoding uncharacterized protein (similar to Saccharomyces cerevisiae YHR090C | YNG2 | Yeast iNG1 homolog) translates to MGGNNHSNKKKYKPNSVNSLVTHKKYITVSHIADKNNFNKKQINKIIKNTINSSTSREDDDNRLYCICKKPSEGRMIACDNQNCKIEWFHYKCVKISRAPRTQWFCSKKCKDEYKSKKK
- a CDS encoding uncharacterized protein (similar to Saccharomyces cerevisiae YOR064C | YNG1 | Yeast iNG1 homolog), producing the protein MQTVFECDSDNINHTDNQETIETTIVQSSSSNDIRNQFISTLDHFVCKLIRSLWIIQRLNIESRNDINNKNNTACLKEQQA
- the CYT1 gene encoding ubiquinol--cytochrome-c reductase catalytic subunit CYT1 (similar to Saccharomyces cerevisiae YOR065W | CYT1 | CYTochrome c1), which translates into the protein MSFRSVLKQTASIAKNTKVVGSIVAATGLSASAMLYADSLSAEALTAAEHGLHPPHFGWSHNGMFDTFDHASIRRGYQVYREVCASCHSLSRVHWRTMVGVSHTNSEVREFAEEFEYDDEPDDQGNPRKRKGKLSDLMPSPYPNEQAARAGNQGALPPDLSLIVKARHGGADYIFALLTGYPEEPPAGVVLPEGANYNPYFPGGSIAMGRILFDDLVEYEDGTPATTSQMAKDVVTFLNWASEPEHDERKRLGLKTLIILSVLYGLSVAQKRIKWANIKTRKFVFNPPKK
- the RPL3 gene encoding 60S ribosomal protein uL3 (similar to Saccharomyces cerevisiae YOR063W | RPL3 | Ribosomal Protein of the Large subunit), whose translation is MSHRKYEAPRHGHLGFLPRKRAASVRGRVKSFPKDDKSKAVALTSFLGYKAGMSTIVRDLDRPGSKFHKREVVEAVSIVDTPPIVVVGVVGYVETPRGLRSLTTVWAEHLSDEVKRRFYKNWYKSKKKAFTKYAAKYAQQDGAAIDRELARIKKYCSVVRVLVHTQVRKTPLAQKKAHLAEIQINGGSIEDKVNWAKEHFEKTVSIDSVFEQNEMIDVIAVTKGHGFEGVTHRWGTKRLPRKTHRGLRKVACIGAWHPAHVMWSVARAGQRGYHHRTSVNHKVYRIGKGDDEANASTNFDRTKKAITPLGGFVHYGNVNNDYVMLKGCIPGSKKRVVTLRKSLYTHTSRKALEEVTLKWIDTASKFGKGRFQTPAEKHAFLGTLKKDLE